One window from the genome of Numida meleagris isolate 19003 breed g44 Domestic line chromosome 24, NumMel1.0, whole genome shotgun sequence encodes:
- the LOC110387928 gene encoding ETS translocation variant 3-like isoform X2 gives MWQQRDRSTAAIDSSSRYYYNKRILHKTKGKRFTYKFNFNKLVMPNYPFINIRPNGVVPQSAPPVPTASSRFHFPPLDSHSPTDDAQPGRFSGPSLVPSNPEALGDGGERKPDLPELEDGSADWRRGVDLMASRNTAGAGGVNHQKRKPDIMLPLFTRPGIYPDPHSPFAVSPLPGRGGVLNVPISPALSLTPTLFSYSPSPGLSPFTGSSCFSFNPEEMKHYLHSQACSVFNYHLSPRTFPRYPGLMVPPLQCQMPMEEQPQFPIKLQPPPVGRKNRERLESTEESATPQLASPPPPRVKLEPPVDKEAEREEPPAKGKDKNEKEETSSMAAPSTSLEEEKGSVFARPAAPSWHPAPLAPAQALGPAEEPQDQGESSGEKPPREASGEPGAQEKREDALMPPKLRLKRRWNGDRQADPPEEHPNGRVPWNGVLGSPHLAAGPKAVAAAAASDA, from the exons ATGTGGCAGCAACGGGACAGGAGCACTGCAGCTATTGACAGCTCCTCCAG ATACTATTACAACAAGAGGATCCTGCACAAGACAAAGGGCAAAAGGTTTACTTACAAGTTCAACTTCAACAAGCTGGTGATGCCCAACTACCCCTTCATCAACATTCGGCCTAACG GTGTCGTGCCGCAGAGCGCTCCTCCCGTCCCCACGGCTTCGTCCCGTTTCCACTTCCCACCTCTGGACAGCCACTCTCCCACCGACGATGCTCAGCCCGGCCGCTTTTCCGGCCCATCCTtggtcccatccaacccagaAGCTCTGGGAGACGGCGGCGAGAGGAAGCCTGACCTGCCGGAGCTGGAGGACGGCTCCGCCGATTGGCGTCGCGGTGTGGATCTCATGGCCTCACGCAACACTGCGGGCGCCGGGGGTGTCAACCACCAGAAGCGCAAACCAGACATCATGCTGCCTCTCTTCACCAGGCCAGGCATCTACCCGGATCCTCACAGCCCCTTCGCCGTGTCCCCTCTGCCAGGACGCGGCGGGGTCCTCAACGTCCCCATCTCGCCTGCGCTGTCCCTGACGCCCACCCTGTTCTCCTACAGCCCGTCTCCAGGCCTCAGCCCCTTCAcgggcagcagctgcttctctttcaaCCCCGAGGAAATGAAACACTACCTGCATTCGCAAGCTTGCTCCGTCTTCAACTACCACCTGAGTCCGCGGACTTTCCCCCGCTATCCGGGGCTCATGGTCCCACCACTACAGTGCCAAAtgcccatggaggagcagccccagtTCCCCATCAAGCTGCAGCCTCCTCCCGTCGGGCGCAAAAACAGGGAGAGACTGGAAAGCACCGAAGAGTCGGCGACCCCCCAGCTCGCCTCTCCGCCTCCCCCCAGAGTGAAGCTCGAGCCCCCCGTGGACAAAGAGGCAGAGCGCGAAGAGCCGCCcgcaaagggaaaagacaaaaacgAGAAGGAGGAAACCTCCAGCATGGCAGCGCCCAGCACCAGcctggaagaggagaaaggatCGGTGTTTGCCAGACCTGCCGCCCCATCCTGGCACCCGGCACCGCTGGCTCCCGCCCAGGCTCTGGGCCCAGCCGAAGAACCCCAAGATCAAGGGGAAAGCAGCGGCGAGAAACCCCCCCGAGAAGCCTCCGGAGAACCGGGAGCGCAGGAGAAACGCGAGGACGCCCTGATGCCCCCCAAGCTGCGTCTCAAGCGCCGCTGGAACGGGGACCGGCAGGCGGACCCCCCCGAGGAGCACCCCAACGGCCGCGTCCCTTGGAatggggtgctgggcagcccacACCTCGCGGCCGGGCCCAAGGCCGTGGCGGCCGCCGCTGCCTCCGACGCCTAG
- the LOC110387825 gene encoding ETS translocation variant 3-like protein — protein sequence MHRVGGDSGGESPGEADAARQPGGCSMQCGCVAPGLPALPGSYWVPGLAFPDWAYKAESSPGSRQIQLWHFILELLQKEEFRHVIAWQQGEYGEFVIKDPDEVARLWGRRKCKPQMNYDKLSRALRCCGVTESPWGHGEPWGTWRCRNTRP from the exons ATGCATCGGGTCGGGGGCGACAGTGGCGGGGAGAGCCCGGGGGAGGCGGACGCCGCGCGGCAGCCGGGAG gctgcagcatgcAGTGTGGCTGCGTGGCCCCGGGGCTGCCCGCCCTGCCCGGCTCCTACTGGGTACCAG GGCTTGCCTTCCCGGATTGGGCGTACAAGGCCGAGTCCAGTCCTGGCTCGCGGCAGATCCAGCTCTGGCACTTcatcctggagctgctgcagaaggaggaGTTCCGCCATGTCATCgcctggcagcagggagagtACGGGGAGTTTGTCATCAAGGACCCCGACGAGGTGGCACGGCTGTGGGGCCGGCGGAAGTGCAAGCCCCAGATGAACTACGACAAGCTGAGCCGAGCTCTCAGGTGCTGCGGGGTCACAGAGAGCCCCTGGGGACATGGAGAGCCCTGGGGGACGTGGCGCTGCAGGAACACCCGGCCCTGA